Proteins encoded by one window of Deinococcota bacterium:
- a CDS encoding ABC transporter substrate-binding protein: protein NAAAYRNPVVDELFARGAREADQAVRGEIYAEIQRVLVEELPYWWLVETDFTAASGASVHGLAPWSGQFAEAAWFEEGGN from the coding sequence AACGCTGCCGCCTACAGAAATCCGGTCGTCGATGAGCTCTTTGCGCGCGGCGCGCGCGAAGCGGACCAGGCGGTCCGGGGCGAGATCTACGCCGAGATTCAGCGCGTCTTGGTCGAGGAACTCCCTTACTGGTGGCTGGTCGAGACGGACTTCACGGCGGCGTCCGGCGCGAGCGTCCACGGCCTGGCGCCCTGGTCCGGCCAATTTGCCGAAGCGGCCTGG